In a genomic window of Gossypium arboreum isolate Shixiya-1 chromosome 9, ASM2569848v2, whole genome shotgun sequence:
- the LOC108456890 gene encoding transcription factor LHW: MGGLLKEGLKSLCGVSQWSYAVFWKIGCQNTRLLIWEECFYQPAPSSVSPSLVGVQNPELSFGEREGCWGLETSSQLGSQKWDDKVHLLINKMNINNRINIVGQGLVGRAAFTGNHQWILANNYVTDAHPPEVLNEVQLQVSAGMQTVAVIPVLPHGVLQLGSSMTIMENMGFLNDVKSLILGLGCIPGALLSNSYGTNECIEKAGIPISFGKPISMDSAGTCRPTTSMTSVFEGCNQQSSSSQASRIVGQSSSQENSQGATSTSRLPGLIQTLARFNADQCESDICPEMKPNRNFRSLMDCGVVGAEVTHSNSALWLNPQVSFCNSQSEFNCQPMIGQSIASHCSIKSTGQQVLSDGILQNDAVNSPKSIPGTVPNLQNLEDCTRLAGSRVQEVGLSTVEVPLSILTNQLTSTCMISGVPNQGEDSEDFKYTPADLVPKKESMDNDLFEALNIPLLHADHGMPFAEQLPNAFQDCLMHEGESSSTRSLNVKYEDSYVQPPSGDDLFDVLGADLKSKLLNGKWNNVLAEGQDLKMQNLGMDTTILRDMQNVFSSNLSANKQISDRGIYAGVGKDHLLDAVVSSARSAAKQISDDNVSCRTTLTKFSNSSVPSSSVISNQVQGELLGGLPSSLLKGGTLPSSSYRSSCSKDDAGACSQTTMYGSQISSWVELAHNSRHDSSVATANSKRNNEMVKPNRKRLKPGENPRPRPKDRQMIQDRVKELREIVPNGAKCSIDALLEKTIKHMLFLQSVTKHADKLKQTGESKIKENFEGGATWAFEVGSQSMLCPIVVEDLNRPRQMLVEMLCEERGFFLEIADLIRGLGLTILKGVMETRNDKIWARFTVEANRDVTRVEVFMSLVRLLEQTAKSSSTSSANAFDSNNMVVQHTFPQAASIPATGVPKLISEGRMHQTIWMLRVGCLLRWGIWRLKFIERLGYAYC; this comes from the exons ATGGGTGGTTTGTTGAAAGAAGGTTTGAAGTCACTTTGTGGGGTGAGTCAGTGGTCTTATGCTGTGTTTTGGAAGATCGGCTGCCAGAATACTAG GTTACTGATTTGGGAGGAATGTTTCTATCAACCTGCACCGTCTTCAGTCTCTCCATCCCTTGTTGGAGTTCAGAACCCTGAGTTGTCATTTGGAGAGCGGGAGGGGTGCTGGGGTTTAGAAACTTCCTCTCAACTTGGGAGTCAAAAATGGGATGACAAAGTCCATTTGCTGATAAACAAAATGAATATAAATAATCGTATTAATATAGTAGGTCAAGG GTTAGTTGGCCGAGCTGCATTTACTGGTAATCATCAGTGGATTCTTGCAAATAATTATGTTACAGATGCCCACCCCCCTGAG GTTCTGAATGAGGTCCAACTCCAAGTTTCAGCTGGCATGCAG ACTGTTGCAGTCATTCCTGTTCTTCCTCATGGTGTTCTTCAACTTGGTTCTTCCATGACT ATTATGGAGAACATGGGATTTCTGAATGATGTGAAAAGTTTGATTCTTGGTTTGGGATGCATCCCTGGAGCGCTTCTTTCTAACAGCTATGGAACAAATGAATGCATTGAGAAAGCTGGGATTCCCATTTCCTTTGGAAAGCCCATTTCAATGGATTCAGCTGGAACTTGTAGACCTACAACTTCAATGACTTCAGTTTTTGAAGGCTGCAACCAACAAAGCAGTTCATCTCAGGCTTCAAGGATTGTTGGTCAATCATCTTCCCAAGAAAACTCGCAGGGTGCCACTTCAACATCCAGATTACCTGGCCTGATCCAAACTTTGGCTAGATTTAATGCTGATCAATGTGAATCAGATATCTGTCCAGAGATGAAGCCAAATAGAAACTTTAGAAGTCTAATGGACTGTGGAGTTGTTGGTGCTGAAGTAACTCACTCTAACTCAGCTTTGTGGCTGAACCCTCAAGTTTCTTTTTGCAACTCACAGTCTGAGTTCAATTGTCAGCCTATGATTGGTCAATCAATTGCCAGTCATTGTAGCATAAAATCAACGGGGCAACAGGTTTTATCTGATGGCATCCTACAAAATGATGCTGTCAACAGCCCAAAATCAATCCCAGGCACTGTTCCAAACTTGCAAAATCTAGAAGATTGCACACGCTTGGCAGGGAGCAGGGTTCAGGAAGTTGGTTTGTCTACGGTGGAGGTTCCTTTATCCATCCTGACCAATCAGTTAACAAGTACTTGTATGATTTCAGGAGTTCCTAATCAAGGAGAGGATTCTGAGGATTTTAAGTATACTCCAGCTGATTTGGTTCCAAAGAAAGAAAGCATGGATAATGATTTGTTTGAAGCACTTAATATTCCATTGCTACATGCTGATCATGGCATGCCTTTTGCTGAGCAGCTTCCAAATGCTTTTCAAGATTGCCTGATGCATGAAGGTGAAAGTTCGAGTACTAGATCCTTGAATGTTAAGTATGAAGATTCGTATGTCCAGCCTCCATCAGGGGATGACTTGTTTGATGTATTAGGGGCAGATTTGAAGAGTAAACTACTAAATGGGAAATGGAATAATGTGCTTGCTGAGGGACAAGATTTGAAGATGCAAAATCTGGGTATGGATACTACGATTCTTAGGGATATGCAGAATGTGTTTTCTAGTAATCTTTCTGCTAATAAACAGATTTCTGACCGGGGTATTTACGCTGGGGTGGGAAAGGATCATCTTTTGGATGCTGTGGTTTCTAGTGCCCGTTCTGCTGCGAAACAGATATCAGATGACAATGTGTCCTGCAGGACGACATTGACAAAGTTCAGTAACTCATCTGTTCCTAGTAGCTCTGTTATTTCCAATCAAGTGCAAGGGGAGTTACTTGGTGGCCTTCCTAGTTCTCTATTGAAAGGAGGAACTCTTCCATCAAGTTCTTATCGATCTAGCTGTAGCAAGGATGATGCTGGAGCTTGTTCTCAAACTACTATGTATGGATCTCAAATCAGTTCATGGGTTGAACTGGCGCATAATTCAAGGCATGATAGCAGTGTCGCAACTGCAAACTCAAAAAGGAACAATGAAATGGTCAAACCAAATCGCAAAAGGCTAAAACCTGGAGAGAACCCTAGACCCAGGCCAAAAGATCGCCAGATGATCCAAGATCGAGTGAAAGAGTTGAGGGAAATTGTACCAAATGGAGCAAAA TGTAGCATTGATGCTCTGCTAGAAAAAACCATCAAGCATATGCTTTTCCTGCAAAGTGTAACAAAGCATGCAGACAAGTTAAAACAAACAGGAGAGTCTAAG ATAAAGGAAAACTTTGAGGGAGGTGCGACATGGGCGTTTGAGGTCGGCTCACAATCTATGTTATGCCCTATTGTGGTTGAGGACCTGAATCGACCTCGTCAGATGCTTGTAGAG ATGCTTTGTGAAGAACGGGGTTTCTTCCTTGAAATAGCCGACTTAATCAGGGGGTTGGGATTGACCATCTTGAAGGGAGTTATGGAAACTAGGAATGACAAGATCTGGGCACGTTTCACTGTGGAG GCTAACAGGGATGTTACGAGGGTGGAGGTATTTATGTCGCTTGTTCGTCTTTTGGAGCAAACTGCAAAGAGCAGCAGCACATCATCTGCCAATGCTTTTGATAGCAACAACATGGTGGTTCAGCACACTTTTCCCCAAGCTGCATCTATACCAGCAACTG GGGTCCCAAAGCTAATTAGTGAAGGCCGAATGCACCAGACAATTTGGATGCTCAGGGTTGGCTGCCTGCTTCGATGGGGAATCTGGAGATTGAAGTTTATTGAAAGACTAGGATATGCCTACTGTTAG